TGCTGGTACGCCGCGGCCGTCTTGCCTGGGAAGTGGACGCCCGTATGGAAACCGAGGATTTCGCCGAAGAAACGGGCCTGGAACTCGAACTAGAAGACCATGATGTCGACACGCTGGGCGGTGTCGCCTTCGCTCTGGCAGGGCGCGTGCCCTTACGCGGCGAGGTGCTGCCGCACCCCAAAGGCGTCGACATTGAAATTCTCGATTCGGACGCCCGGCGCATTCACCGCCTCGTGGTCCGCCAACCCGCTTCGGAGCTGAAAGCATGATCGAACAAGGCCACGCGCGCAGCCACGGTTTGCGCGCGTTCACCGCTCTCCATGAGGCGATTGCCCGGGTGCGCGGAATGACTGCGAGTCTGTTCGCGATCCTGCTCGGCGCCTTTTGCGCGCTTGGGTTTGCCCCGTTTCACCTGACCCCGGCCCTGGTTGTAGCCTTTGTCGGATTGATCTGGATGCTTGATGGCGCGCGGTCACAGAAACGCTGGGGGCGCGCCATGTTCTGGCGGGGGTGGGCTTTTGCCTTCGGTTACTTCCTCGTCGGGATGTATTGGACCGCCCTGCCCTTCCTGGTCGAGCCAGAAAAACACGCCGTCTTCCTGTGGATGCCACTCATTGCTCTTCCCGGTGGAATGGCCTTGATCTGGGGCGCGGCGTGCGCGCTCGGGGGCGCGTTCTGGTCCGCATCTCCCTCCCGCGTGTTCATATTTGCGCTATTTCTCGGCGGCGCGGAATTGGTCCGAGGAACCCTGTTTGGTGGGTTTCCGTGGAATCTGCCCGGCACGACCTGGGCGCCTGGCGGCGCGCTCTCGCAAGTGGCATCGCTGGGCGGGATTTACTGGCTGACCCTGATGACCCTGTTCATCGCCGGCGCGCCGGCCGGTCTGGTCGACACACGCGATGATCGCAGCGTTCTTGGACGTGCCCTGCCCGTCCTGATGGCCGTTGCCCTGATTGGGTTTTCCTGGGCCTGGGGCTCTCAGCGCCTGGCCAATGACACGGTCATGACGGAGCGAACCGTGCTGCTGATGGATGCCGGCGTCCCGCAAGCCGTGAAGTTTGACGAAGGCGGCGTCCCCGTCATCGTGCGCTATCTTGAGCTGATGCAGGAGGTTCCAAGTGAGGCTGGCGATATCATCATCTGGCCGGAAGGCGCGTTTCCATTTGGACTGCTGCCAAACCGCGAGCGGCGCAACACGCTGGACCCCCTGCCAATGGATTATGTCCAGGAAGTGCTCGGACGGCGTGCGCTGATCGCTGGAACCGGTCGCGGCGACACGCTGGAGGACGGGACAGAGGTCGATCGCAATAGTCTGGTCATGTTTACGGCTGGCGAGACGGGCGCGAATTGGGCCGGGCTTTATGACAAGCACCGCTTGGTGCCGTTTGGCGAGTTACCGGCAACAGAGATCATTCCTTTTGGCGATCAGCTCTCTGGAATCCTGCCGAGCGGGATGCAGCGAAGCGCACGGGCTGGATTTGTGCCCGGCGCCGGTCCGACTGTATTGCTGCCGCAGGTTGGGGCGCCGCCCTTCATTCCCTTGATCTGCTATGAGGCACTCTTCCCGGAGGCGGTCCGCAAGGCGGAGCCGCAAAGGGAGGCGGCT
This DNA window, taken from Hyphomonas sp. Mor2, encodes the following:
- the lnt gene encoding apolipoprotein N-acyltransferase, with amino-acid sequence MIEQGHARSHGLRAFTALHEAIARVRGMTASLFAILLGAFCALGFAPFHLTPALVVAFVGLIWMLDGARSQKRWGRAMFWRGWAFAFGYFLVGMYWTALPFLVEPEKHAVFLWMPLIALPGGMALIWGAACALGGAFWSASPSRVFIFALFLGGAELVRGTLFGGFPWNLPGTTWAPGGALSQVASLGGIYWLTLMTLFIAGAPAGLVDTRDDRSVLGRALPVLMAVALIGFSWAWGSQRLANDTVMTERTVLLMDAGVPQAVKFDEGGVPVIVRYLELMQEVPSEAGDIIIWPEGAFPFGLLPNRERRNTLDPLPMDYVQEVLGRRALIAGTGRGDTLEDGTEVDRNSLVMFTAGETGANWAGLYDKHRLVPFGELPATEIIPFGDQLSGILPSGMQRSARAGFVPGAGPTVLLPQVGAPPFIPLICYEALFPEAVRKAEPQREAAEWIVVISNDAWFGAGLGPAQHYAQNRYRAIESGLPMARVATRGMTAMVDGYGREIARGNPAENDPAGWRSAVVRTGLPARLENPPYQRFGETFYWLTLVLFGGLAFVSWRR